A stretch of DNA from Pseudorca crassidens isolate mPseCra1 chromosome X, mPseCra1.hap1, whole genome shotgun sequence:
GGCTGAGGGTGGCTGAGGCACTGCCGGATCTGGGTTTTGGGGGACGGGGCTGCCCCTCGCTCAGGGAGCTTCCCTCCACCTCTCCCTGCACCCCCAGACATGCTGCTGCTCAAGAAACAGACGGAGGACATCAGCAGCGTCTATGAGATCCGGGAGAAGCTCGGctcgtgagtgtgtgtgtgtgtgtgcgcgcgcgcgcgcgcgcgtgagagtgaatgtgtgtgtctgtgtgggggGATGGGTGGCATGGGACGGGGAGGGCTTCCCCATCTCCTTCGGCTAAGGgggcccttctccctccccgcctCTGCTCTCGCGCCCCGCCCTCCTCCTCgcctttcccctcccttcctgcctccccctcTGCCGCAGGGGCGCTTTCTCCGAGGTGGTGCTGGCCCAGGAGCGGGGCTCCTCACACCTTGTCGCCCTCAAGTGCATCCCCAAGAAGGCCCTTCGAGGCAAGGAGGCCCTGGTGGAGAACGAGATCGCGGTGCTCCGCAGGTGTGCGCCTCGCAGTGGCTGGGAGCCTCCTGGGGTGGAGCGCCCTGCCTCCTCCGTGTCCCCAGAAAGGCCTGGCCGGGGGCTCTGCCTTGCTGGACCGGCAGGGGCGGCCCACGGTAGGGTagggggcaggggcgggaggaagagaagagggtgaagggcttccctgggggtccagagGGGGCCGTGGCGGCCCGTAAGGGGCTTTTTCTTGCCGTTGCAGGGTCAGCCACCCCAACATCGTGGCTCTGGAGGACGTCCACGAGAGCCCTTCCCACCTCTATCTGGCCATGGAGCTGTGAGGAGGGCGGGGTCaggcgggggtgggcggggccggggggccGGGTCAGCTGAGCCCCTGCCCCCCCAGGGTGACGGGGGGCGAGCTGTTCGATCGCATCATGGAGCGCGGCTCGTACACGGAGAAGGACGCCAGCCACCTGGTGGGGCAGGTCCTTGGTGCCGTCTCCTACCTGCACAGCCTGGGCATCGTGCACCGAGACCTCAAGGTGCCTCTGCCCTCCTGCCCGCCCACCCAGGCCTTGCCCCGCGTCCCTGTGCACCACGGGTCTGGGGGACTTGCGGGCGCCCAGCCCCGGGGACCACGCCACGGCTGAGCCGGTGTTCTCTCTGACATCGGTGTGTCGCAGCCTGAAAACCTCCTCTATGCCACGCCCTTCGAGGACTCCAAGATCATGGTCTCTGACTTTGGCCTCTCCAAAATCCAGGCTGGCAACATGCTAGGCACCGCCTGTGGGACCCCGGGCTATGTGGGTAAGTGAGGGGGGCGCCCCGAGGCTCGCCGGGGGCCGGGGTACCCTGTGGGGGCCGAGGTGCCAGGGGCAGGGCAGGCGGTGGGCCACTCCTGGGGTGCACTAGGCTGAGCCCGGCAGCACTGAAGGCGTGCTGTGCGTGTGCGCGGGCGTGCGTCTGTCTGTCTCTGGCCCCCAGCCCCGGAGCTCTTGGAGCAGAAACCCTACGGGAAGGCCGTAGATGTGTGGGCCCTGGGTGTCATCTCCTACATCCTGTGAGTGACCACTGGGAAGGCTCTTCTTCTGCCTGCCTGCCCCCTGCTGGGTCGGGGAGGTTTGGACAGCTGGGTGATTCATCTGTGGGTGCCAGGCTGTGTGGGTACCCCCCCTTCTATGATGAGAGCGACCCCGAACTCTTCAGCCAGATCCTGAGGGCCAGCTACGAGTTTGACTCTCCCTTTTGGGATGACATCTCAGAATCAGGTGAACTTGAGGCTGACCCCAAGCTCAGGGAGCGGGGAGGGCCGTGGGGCCGTGGGGATGGGGCGGGCTGACCTGGTTTCCCTGTCCCAGCCAAAGACTTCATCCGGCACCTTCTGGAGCGAGATCCCCAGAAAAGGTTCACCTGCCAGCAGGCCTTACAGCATCTTTGGTGAGCGGGACCCCTGCTGAGCTGTCCTGGGACCAGAGGATCCACACCCTCAGAGACCCCCACCCCTCACTGACCTTTGGCCTTGCCCTAGGATCTCCGGGGATACAGCCTTTGACAAGGACATCCTGGGCTCAGTTAGTGAGCAGATCCAGAAG
This window harbors:
- the PNCK gene encoding calcium/calmodulin-dependent protein kinase type 1B isoform X4; this encodes MLFILHPQTHHQAQDMLLLKKQTEDISSVYEIREKLGSGAFSEVVLAQERGSSHLVALKCIPKKALRGKEALVENEIAVLRRVSHPNIVALEDVHESPSHLYLAMELVTGGELFDRIMERGSYTEKDASHLVGQVLGAVSYLHSLGIVHRDLKPENLLYATPFEDSKIMVSDFGLSKIQAGNMLGTACGTPGYVAKDFIRHLLERDPQKRFTCQQALQHLWISGDTAFDKDILGSVSEQIQKNFARTHWKRAFNATSFLRHIRKLGQTPEGEDASGRRVMSHGHPGLRTGQPPKW
- the PNCK gene encoding calcium/calmodulin-dependent protein kinase type 1B isoform X3; translation: MLFILHPQTHHQAQDMLLLKKQTEDISSVYEIREKLGSGAFSEVVLAQERGSSHLVALKCIPKKALRGKEALVENEIAVLRRVSHPNIVALEDVHESPSHLYLAMELVTGGELFDRIMERGSYTEKDASHLVGQVLGAVSYLHSLGIVHRDLKAGNMLGTACGTPGYVAPELLEQKPYGKAVDVWALGVISYILLCGYPPFYDESDPELFSQILRASYEFDSPFWDDISESAKDFIRHLLERDPQKRFTCQQALQHLWISGDTAFDKDILGSVSEQIQKNFARTHWKRAFNATSFLRHIRKLGQTPEGEDASGRRVMSHGHPGLRTGQPPKW
- the PNCK gene encoding calcium/calmodulin-dependent protein kinase type 1B isoform X2, whose translation is MLLLKKQTEDISSVYEIREKLGSGAFSEVVLAQERGSSHLVALKCIPKKALRGKEALVENEIAVLRRVSHPNIVALEDVHESPSHLYLAMELVTGGELFDRIMERGSYTEKDASHLVGQVLGAVSYLHSLGIVHRDLKPENLLYATPFEDSKIMVSDFGLSKIQAGNMLGTACGTPGYVAPELLEQKPYGKAVDVWALGVISYILLCGYPPFYDESDPELFSQILRASYEFDSPFWDDISESAKDFIRHLLERDPQKRFTCQQALQHLWISGDTAFDKDILGSVSEQIQKNFARTHWKRAFNATSFLRHIRKLGQTPEGEDASGRRVMSHGHPGLRTGQPPKW
- the PNCK gene encoding calcium/calmodulin-dependent protein kinase type 1B isoform X1, yielding MLFILHPQTHHQAQDMLLLKKQTEDISSVYEIREKLGSGAFSEVVLAQERGSSHLVALKCIPKKALRGKEALVENEIAVLRRVSHPNIVALEDVHESPSHLYLAMELVTGGELFDRIMERGSYTEKDASHLVGQVLGAVSYLHSLGIVHRDLKPENLLYATPFEDSKIMVSDFGLSKIQAGNMLGTACGTPGYVAPELLEQKPYGKAVDVWALGVISYILLCGYPPFYDESDPELFSQILRASYEFDSPFWDDISESAKDFIRHLLERDPQKRFTCQQALQHLWISGDTAFDKDILGSVSEQIQKNFARTHWKRAFNATSFLRHIRKLGQTPEGEDASGRRVMSHGHPGLRTGQPPKW